Proteins from a genomic interval of Beijerinckia indica subsp. indica ATCC 9039:
- a CDS encoding sugar ABC transporter ATP-binding protein, translated as MTTGQLHAAESHAPLMATDYLLTAENIRKEFPGVLALDGVELKLRRSSVHALMGENGAGKSTLMKIIAGIYKPDAGRIRLKGNEISFQSPLDALESGISMIHQELNLMDYMTVAENIWIRREPLNRFGFVDHDEMRRMTQALFRRLRIDLDPDAEVRDLSVANRQIVEIAKAVSYGSDVLIMDEPTSALTEREVDHLFEIIRDLRAQGIGIVYITHKMNELFEIADEFSIFRDGRYISTHAACDVTCDDIIRMMVGRELTQMFPKEEVPIGDVALSVKNVGLDGVFQGVNFDLRAGEILGIAGLIGSGRSSLAATLFGVTPATSGSIAIAGNDVVIDSPATAMRHQMAFLTEDRKVSGCLLSLSILENLQLAVLQDKYVTNGFVHEKELFSACDEMARKLRVKTPNLQEIIGNLSGGNQQKVLIGRWLLNKPRILILDEPTRGIDVGAKAEIHRLVTELAREGVAIILISSEMPEVLGMSDRIMVMHEGRMTGILDRSEATQVKIMELASR; from the coding sequence ATGACCACAGGCCAGCTTCATGCCGCCGAGAGCCATGCACCGCTCATGGCCACGGACTATCTTCTGACCGCAGAGAACATCCGCAAGGAGTTTCCAGGTGTTCTCGCGCTGGACGGCGTGGAGCTCAAACTGCGCCGGTCCTCCGTCCATGCTCTGATGGGAGAGAATGGCGCTGGCAAATCCACGCTGATGAAGATCATCGCCGGTATCTACAAGCCGGACGCCGGACGGATCCGTCTCAAAGGGAACGAAATTTCCTTTCAGTCGCCGCTCGACGCCTTGGAAAGCGGTATCTCGATGATTCATCAGGAACTCAATCTGATGGATTACATGACGGTGGCGGAAAATATCTGGATCCGCCGGGAGCCGCTCAATCGTTTCGGCTTTGTCGACCACGACGAGATGCGGCGCATGACGCAAGCCCTGTTCAGACGCCTCAGGATCGATCTTGACCCCGATGCCGAGGTGCGTGACCTGAGCGTCGCCAACCGCCAGATCGTGGAGATCGCCAAGGCCGTTTCCTATGGGTCGGACGTGCTGATCATGGACGAACCGACGTCCGCTCTGACGGAGCGGGAAGTCGACCATCTCTTCGAGATCATCCGTGACCTGCGGGCTCAAGGCATAGGGATAGTCTATATCACGCACAAGATGAACGAGCTTTTCGAGATTGCTGATGAGTTCTCCATCTTTCGCGACGGCCGTTATATTTCGACGCATGCGGCCTGCGATGTCACGTGTGATGACATCATCCGCATGATGGTCGGCCGTGAGCTGACACAGATGTTCCCGAAGGAAGAAGTACCGATCGGTGACGTCGCCCTGTCGGTCAAAAACGTCGGGCTCGACGGTGTGTTCCAGGGCGTGAATTTCGATCTGCGTGCCGGTGAGATCCTCGGCATCGCCGGTCTCATTGGGTCTGGCCGTTCCAGCCTCGCGGCGACTCTGTTTGGTGTCACCCCCGCAACCTCCGGCTCCATCGCCATTGCTGGAAACGATGTTGTCATTGATTCCCCCGCGACGGCGATGCGGCATCAAATGGCTTTCCTGACCGAGGATCGCAAGGTCAGCGGTTGTCTTTTGAGCCTCAGCATTCTGGAGAACCTGCAACTCGCCGTGCTGCAGGACAAATATGTCACGAACGGTTTCGTGCATGAAAAGGAACTGTTTTCCGCCTGTGATGAGATGGCGCGTAAGCTGCGAGTCAAGACGCCAAATCTGCAGGAGATTATCGGCAATCTGTCCGGCGGCAATCAGCAGAAGGTTCTGATCGGCCGCTGGCTGCTCAACAAGCCGCGCATCCTCATTCTGGACGAACCGACCCGCGGTATTGATGTCGGCGCGAAAGCCGAGATTCACCGGCTGGTGACCGAACTTGCGCGCGAAGGTGTCGCCATCATTTTGATCTCGTCCGAAATGCCGGAGGTTCTCGGCATGAGTGATCGCATCATGGTCATGCACGAAGGGCGTATGACCGGAATTCTCGATCGGT
- a CDS encoding sugar ABC transporter substrate-binding protein, which yields MKRLLSALAVSAMTIVSAQATTIGISMSLFDDNYLTVLRQAMENYAKTKGDVTVRSEDAQGDIARQQSQIDNFIASGVNAIIVMLVDADSSAAISSQAEAAGVPLVFVNQAPVNDLPTKQAFVGSDEVLAGNMQGQEVCKELKGTGKVVILEGQLGTTGQRGRTEGVHQALSAPACKNIKIVDEKTANWMRTPAMDLVTNWISAGLDFNAVLANNDEMALGAVQALKASGRPMNSVVIAGSDATKDALAAMKAGDLGVTVFQNATGQGKGAIDAALKLAKGEAVPNKTYIPFELVTKDNMDKYLNRN from the coding sequence GTGAAAAGACTTTTGTCCGCGTTAGCGGTGTCTGCGATGACGATAGTCTCCGCGCAGGCGACAACGATTGGGATCAGTATGTCATTGTTCGATGACAACTATCTCACCGTTCTGCGCCAGGCGATGGAGAATTATGCAAAGACAAAAGGCGATGTGACCGTGCGCTCCGAGGATGCGCAAGGCGACATTGCCCGCCAGCAGAGTCAGATCGATAATTTCATCGCCAGTGGTGTGAATGCGATCATCGTCATGCTGGTGGACGCCGATTCAAGCGCTGCCATCTCGAGCCAGGCCGAGGCAGCGGGTGTCCCGCTTGTGTTCGTCAATCAGGCTCCTGTCAATGATCTCCCCACCAAACAGGCGTTTGTCGGCTCCGACGAGGTGTTAGCTGGAAACATGCAAGGTCAGGAAGTCTGCAAGGAGTTGAAGGGGACCGGAAAGGTCGTGATCCTCGAAGGTCAGCTCGGCACCACCGGCCAACGCGGCCGCACTGAGGGCGTGCATCAGGCTCTGTCGGCCCCCGCCTGCAAGAATATCAAGATCGTGGACGAAAAGACCGCCAATTGGATGCGCACGCCGGCCATGGATCTCGTCACCAATTGGATCTCCGCTGGGCTCGACTTCAATGCCGTCCTTGCGAACAATGACGAGATGGCGCTGGGCGCTGTTCAGGCGCTCAAAGCCAGCGGCCGTCCAATGAACAGTGTGGTGATCGCCGGTTCTGACGCGACCAAGGATGCGCTTGCGGCCATGAAGGCCGGCGACCTCGGCGTGACCGTCTTCCAAAATGCCACGGGACAAGGCAAGGGCGCGATCGATGCCGCGTTGAAACTCGCCAAGGGCGAAGCGGTGCCGAACAAGACCTACATCCCCTTCGAGCTCGTGACGAAAGACAATATGGACAAATATCTGAACCGCAATTGA
- a CDS encoding Gfo/Idh/MocA family protein: MSGADDLARRRLRLGMVGGGEGAYIGGIHRFATRLDNAFELVAGAFDVRAERGHAFAESIFVARDRSYDDFTAMVEGEKNRPDRIDAVAICTPNHTHFPIAKAFLEAGFDVICEKPMTTTLDDAIALHELAKATNRFVGVTYTYCGYPMIHQAQAMVARGDLGAIRVVQVEYPLEWMASAIEAQGNAQAAWRTDPKLSGRGGSVGDIGTHAYHLAGFVTGLKAQSLCADLATFVPGRLLDDNAHVMIRYEGGARGLLWSSQVAIGCSNGLRLRVFGEKGSLSWWQEEPNTLSYTRLSGAPEIIKRGREDLDPSAKVRTRTPPGHPEGYIAAFANLYAGFAEAIRARRETRAPSEIGMNVPTSADGLKGVAFVDAVVDSHEAKGCWLTPRFV, from the coding sequence ATGAGTGGCGCGGATGATCTTGCGCGCCGCAGATTGCGCCTCGGCATGGTGGGTGGCGGTGAAGGCGCCTATATCGGCGGTATCCACCGTTTCGCGACACGGCTCGACAATGCCTTCGAGCTTGTCGCCGGCGCCTTCGATGTCCGGGCGGAACGGGGCCACGCTTTCGCCGAAAGCATCTTTGTGGCCAGGGACCGTTCCTATGATGATTTCACGGCGATGGTTGAAGGTGAGAAGAACCGGCCAGACCGGATCGATGCCGTGGCTATCTGCACACCAAACCATACGCATTTTCCCATTGCCAAAGCTTTTCTCGAGGCGGGCTTCGATGTCATCTGCGAAAAGCCAATGACGACGACGCTTGATGACGCGATCGCCCTGCACGAACTTGCCAAGGCGACGAACCGTTTCGTCGGGGTGACCTATACTTATTGCGGCTATCCAATGATCCACCAGGCTCAGGCGATGGTGGCGCGAGGCGATCTCGGTGCTATTCGTGTCGTGCAGGTGGAATATCCCCTCGAATGGATGGCGAGCGCCATTGAAGCGCAAGGCAATGCGCAGGCAGCCTGGCGGACTGATCCCAAATTGTCCGGGCGCGGTGGCAGTGTCGGCGATATCGGTACTCATGCCTATCATCTTGCCGGCTTCGTCACCGGACTCAAGGCGCAATCGCTTTGCGCCGATCTTGCGACCTTCGTCCCGGGGCGTCTTCTCGATGACAATGCGCATGTCATGATCCGTTATGAAGGCGGCGCGCGCGGCCTTCTCTGGTCGTCCCAGGTGGCCATTGGTTGTTCCAATGGCCTCCGGCTGCGTGTGTTTGGCGAAAAGGGAAGCCTTTCCTGGTGGCAGGAGGAGCCCAATACGCTTTCCTACACGCGGCTCTCCGGCGCGCCGGAAATCATCAAACGGGGACGTGAAGATCTCGATCCTTCCGCCAAAGTCCGCACACGCACGCCGCCTGGCCATCCGGAAGGGTACATCGCTGCTTTTGCCAATCTCTACGCCGGCTTTGCGGAGGCGATCCGGGCCCGCCGCGAGACACGCGCGCCATCGGAAATCGGCATGAATGTGCCGACCTCGGCCGATGGGTTGAAGGGGGTCGCTTTTGTCGACGCTGTCGTCGATAGTCACGAGGCAAAGGGGTGCTGGCTGACGCCAAGGTTCGTCTGA
- a CDS encoding sugar phosphate isomerase/epimerase family protein → MRTIKGPAVFLAQFAGDAPPFNTLDGLAGWAAEKGFLGVQIPSWDRRLFDVETAAESQDYCDEIKGRLAEHGLVVTELASHLQGQLVALHPAFDIPADSFAAPEVRANPQARQEWAVRQLLAAARASRRLGLDRHVTFSGSLLWPYLYPYPQWPEGLINDAFDELARRWRPILDAFDAEGVDLCYEIHPTEDLHDGLTFEMFLDRVDDHARCNIMYDPSHLLLQSMDYLAYIDHYHDRIKMFHVKDAEFRPTGKTGAYGGFQPWLSRAGRFRSPGDGQIDFGGIFSKLAGYGFDGWAVLEWECCLKHPEDGAAEGAAFIKRHIIHVAERAFDDFVKADANRAANRAILGLDAGDLS, encoded by the coding sequence ATGCGCACCATCAAGGGACCCGCGGTTTTTCTCGCCCAATTCGCCGGTGACGCGCCGCCCTTCAATACGCTCGACGGGCTTGCTGGATGGGCGGCGGAGAAAGGTTTTCTCGGCGTCCAGATTCCGTCCTGGGACCGTCGCCTCTTCGATGTTGAAACTGCGGCGGAGAGCCAGGATTATTGCGACGAGATCAAGGGCAGGCTTGCTGAACACGGCCTCGTCGTCACCGAGCTTGCAAGCCATCTCCAGGGTCAGCTCGTCGCCTTGCATCCGGCTTTCGATATTCCGGCCGATTCCTTCGCGGCGCCGGAAGTGCGGGCCAATCCGCAGGCACGGCAGGAATGGGCGGTGCGCCAGCTACTTGCGGCGGCCCGCGCTTCGCGCCGGCTCGGGCTTGATCGCCATGTCACCTTCTCGGGGTCGCTCCTGTGGCCTTATCTCTATCCCTATCCGCAATGGCCGGAGGGGCTGATCAATGATGCCTTTGACGAACTTGCGCGGCGCTGGCGGCCGATCCTGGACGCCTTCGATGCGGAAGGTGTCGACCTCTGCTACGAAATTCATCCGACCGAAGATCTGCATGACGGACTGACGTTCGAGATGTTCCTCGACAGGGTTGATGATCATGCACGCTGCAACATCATGTATGACCCCAGTCATCTTCTTTTGCAGTCCATGGATTATCTCGCCTACATCGATCATTATCACGACCGCATCAAAATGTTTCATGTCAAGGATGCGGAGTTCCGGCCGACCGGCAAGACCGGCGCCTATGGCGGCTTCCAGCCCTGGCTCAGCCGCGCGGGTCGTTTCCGATCTCCGGGCGATGGCCAGATCGATTTTGGGGGCATTTTTTCCAAGCTTGCCGGTTATGGTTTCGACGGCTGGGCCGTGCTCGAATGGGAATGCTGCCTCAAACATCCCGAGGACGGGGCGGCGGAAGGCGCCGCTTTCATCAAACGCCATATCATCCATGTCGCCGAACGCGCCTTTGATGATTTCGTCAAGGCGGATGCGAACCGCGCCGCCAACCGGGCCATTCTCGGCCTTGATGCGGGAGACCTGTCATGA
- a CDS encoding Gfo/Idh/MocA family protein yields MRDIGVGVIGTGFMGKAHAMAYRAVAGIFPGNLTPVLQAVADIDGAAAEAAARQYGFQRALTNWHDLIADPAVEIVAITTPNTFHREMALAAIAAGKHVHCEKPLAPSVAEAREMMEASEAAKVVTQVGYNYIKNPLLSLARDMIAAGELGEITNFRGIHAEDFMCDPDVPYSWRLDPQGGGGAIADIGSHIIGLVRFLLGPITEVNADLATVVKSRPVAPGATERRLIEVDDIARLALRFARGCGGTIEANWAATGRKMQLGFELSGTKGALVFTQERLNELLYYKTGEDPRQSGFQRIEAGPQHPPYRNFCVAPGHQLGFNDLKTIEVADFLAAIDGGERRGPDFREAWEIQKVVDTAITSSRARAWKEVA; encoded by the coding sequence ATGCGTGACATCGGCGTTGGTGTGATCGGCACCGGCTTCATGGGCAAGGCACATGCGATGGCCTATCGCGCCGTCGCCGGTATCTTCCCGGGCAATTTGACACCTGTCCTGCAGGCGGTCGCAGATATCGATGGAGCCGCCGCCGAGGCGGCGGCGCGGCAATATGGCTTTCAGCGCGCTTTGACAAACTGGCATGATCTCATCGCCGATCCGGCGGTGGAGATCGTCGCTATTACCACTCCGAATACATTTCATCGGGAAATGGCTCTCGCTGCCATCGCTGCCGGCAAGCATGTTCATTGCGAAAAGCCACTTGCTCCTTCCGTCGCGGAAGCGCGTGAGATGATGGAAGCATCCGAAGCGGCCAAGGTCGTCACACAGGTCGGGTATAATTACATCAAAAATCCGTTGCTGTCGTTGGCGCGTGACATGATCGCGGCAGGCGAACTCGGCGAGATCACCAATTTTCGCGGCATACATGCCGAAGATTTCATGTGCGATCCTGATGTGCCCTATAGCTGGCGGCTCGATCCGCAGGGCGGCGGCGGAGCCATTGCCGATATCGGTAGCCATATTATCGGCCTCGTGCGTTTTCTTCTTGGCCCGATTACCGAAGTGAATGCCGATCTTGCGACCGTGGTGAAAAGCCGTCCGGTCGCGCCGGGTGCGACGGAACGCCGTCTCATCGAGGTCGATGACATTGCCCGCCTCGCTTTGCGCTTCGCGCGTGGCTGTGGCGGCACCATCGAGGCCAATTGGGCGGCGACCGGCCGCAAGATGCAGCTCGGCTTTGAGCTTTCGGGCACGAAAGGCGCGTTGGTCTTCACGCAGGAACGCCTCAACGAACTCCTTTATTACAAAACCGGCGAGGATCCGCGTCAAAGCGGCTTCCAGCGTATCGAGGCTGGTCCGCAGCATCCGCCCTATCGCAACTTCTGCGTGGCACCCGGCCATCAGCTCGGCTTCAACGATTTGAAAACGATCGAGGTCGCCGATTTCCTCGCAGCCATCGACGGTGGGGAGCGGCGCGGACCGGACTTCCGCGAAGCTTGGGAAATTCAGAAGGTCGTCGATACAGCAATCACATCGAGCCGGGCCCGCGCATGGAAGGAGGTTGCGTAA
- the iolG gene encoding inositol 2-dehydrogenase, translating to MMLRVAVLGAGRIGSIHAANVVANTSSKLVAIADPIGDAARNLAERLDCEASLDPIATIERDDIDAVIIGTPTDTHVSLMLHAVSRGKAVLCEKPIDLDIVKVDAAVADINRLGGRVMLAFNRRFDPSAAALRRAIDAGEVGNVHQVIITSRDPGLAPREYLAHSGGIFRDMTIHDFDMARFFLREEPIEVMAFGSRLIDPTLEEFGDFDTVMVQLRTASGKQCHINCSRQAVYGYDQRFEIFGSAGQVLNDNLRSTTIRRWTRSATEVREPLMNFFLERYADAYRLEFEAFAKAVRGNGPMPVTVQDGRQALRLADCALESVLTGHAVKV from the coding sequence ATCATGTTGCGGGTTGCTGTCCTTGGTGCTGGACGGATCGGAAGCATTCACGCCGCCAATGTCGTGGCGAATACATCTTCAAAACTGGTCGCGATCGCCGACCCTATCGGCGATGCGGCGCGAAATCTGGCGGAGCGCCTTGATTGCGAGGCCTCGCTCGATCCCATCGCGACGATTGAGCGCGATGACATTGATGCCGTTATCATTGGCACACCGACGGATACACATGTGAGCCTGATGCTGCATGCCGTCTCGCGTGGCAAGGCGGTTCTGTGCGAAAAACCAATAGACCTCGATATCGTCAAGGTGGACGCCGCGGTGGCGGACATCAACCGTCTCGGCGGACGGGTCATGCTGGCGTTCAATCGCCGCTTCGATCCCAGCGCCGCAGCGCTGCGCCGCGCTATCGATGCCGGCGAGGTCGGTAATGTGCATCAGGTCATCATCACCAGCCGGGATCCCGGCCTTGCACCGCGAGAATATCTCGCGCATTCGGGCGGCATTTTCCGCGACATGACCATCCATGATTTCGACATGGCCCGTTTCTTCCTGCGTGAAGAACCGATCGAAGTCATGGCTTTCGGCAGCCGCCTCATCGATCCCACGCTTGAGGAATTCGGCGATTTCGACACGGTCATGGTGCAGCTGCGGACCGCCTCCGGCAAGCAATGTCATATCAATTGTTCGCGCCAGGCCGTCTACGGTTATGACCAGCGCTTCGAAATTTTCGGTTCGGCTGGACAGGTGTTGAACGACAACCTTCGCTCGACGACGATCCGGCGCTGGACGCGGTCGGCGACGGAAGTCCGCGAACCGCTGATGAACTTTTTCCTCGAACGCTACGCCGACGCCTATCGCCTCGAATTCGAGGCTTTCGCCAAGGCGGTTCGCGGTAATGGCCCGATGCCCGTGACGGTGCAGGACGGACGTCAGGCGTTGCGGCTTGCCGATTGCGCCCTTGAATCGGTTCTCACGGGCCACGCCGTGAAAGTTTGA
- a CDS encoding hydroxyacid dehydrogenase, which translates to MTHILVAGRIHEAGLDILRNASGITLDLVDEVSTESYAPLVDRADAILIRTQPLPESVIDRAQKLKFVSRHGVGYDVVDVEALTRRNIPLAIVGDVNSRSVAEHAMMLMLAVAKRVCVYDAATRAGKWGIRNDLYATDISGKTLLLIGFGRIGRLVASMARGFDMTILAYDPFLDEAAIKAAGAIPTRDLEGALRSADFVSLHMPPPRNGALLGESELASMKPGAILINTARGGVVDEKALAKALTDGRLAGAGLDVFTQEPPPADHPLLQMDRVILTPHSAVMTRECAARMAVSASRNILDYFAGRLDPSLVVNGEVLSAPARESVSVGG; encoded by the coding sequence ATGACGCATATTCTTGTCGCCGGACGCATACATGAAGCAGGGCTCGACATCCTGCGCAATGCATCAGGTATCACGCTGGATTTAGTGGATGAAGTCTCGACGGAATCCTATGCTCCTCTGGTCGATCGGGCCGACGCGATCTTGATCCGCACGCAGCCCTTGCCCGAGTCTGTCATCGACCGGGCGCAGAAACTGAAATTTGTGTCGCGGCATGGTGTCGGTTACGACGTCGTCGATGTGGAGGCACTGACCCGGCGGAATATTCCGCTTGCCATTGTCGGTGACGTCAATTCACGCTCTGTCGCCGAACATGCCATGATGCTGATGCTGGCCGTTGCCAAGCGTGTCTGTGTCTATGATGCCGCGACGCGCGCAGGCAAATGGGGCATACGCAACGATCTTTACGCGACGGACATTTCCGGTAAGACGTTGCTGCTTATCGGCTTTGGACGGATCGGCCGGCTCGTCGCGAGCATGGCGCGCGGTTTTGATATGACCATCCTCGCCTATGATCCCTTTCTCGACGAGGCTGCAATCAAGGCGGCGGGGGCGATCCCAACGCGTGACCTTGAGGGAGCCTTGCGCAGTGCCGATTTCGTTTCTCTTCACATGCCGCCGCCTCGGAATGGGGCCTTGCTTGGCGAAAGCGAGCTGGCCTCAATGAAACCCGGAGCCATTCTCATCAATACCGCGCGTGGCGGCGTCGTTGATGAGAAAGCGCTGGCGAAAGCCTTGACCGACGGTCGGCTTGCTGGAGCCGGGCTCGATGTGTTCACGCAAGAGCCTCCGCCTGCCGATCATCCGCTGCTGCAAATGGATCGGGTCATCCTCACCCCCCATTCCGCCGTCATGACGCGCGAATGCGCGGCTCGCATGGCGGTTTCGGCAAGCCGCAACATTCTTGATTATTTCGCGGGTCGGCTCGATCCTTCGCTCGTCGTCAATGGAGAGGTTCTTTCCGCTCCAGCTCGCGAAAGCGTCTCTGTCGGAGGATAG
- a CDS encoding HpcH/HpaI aldolase family protein codes for MRPNAIRQSFAAGKAVINGWLSIACPFTAEIMAHQGYDSITIDLQHGLVGYEVATTMLQAMQASSVTPMVRVPWLDPGAIMKALDAGAYGVICPMINTPKEAEKLVSCVRYPPNGTRSFGPTRVSIASGADYGEHADREVLCFAMIETAQAFANLDAIAATPGLDGLYIGPADLTLGLTGRQYRTGFDREEPEMVAAIKTILEAAHKAGIRACLHNGTPTYAAKAISWGFDLVTISNDVRLLAGAAQASVATARQLIGQLTSVPDLKQAAGGY; via the coding sequence ATGAGACCCAATGCGATCAGGCAATCCTTTGCCGCCGGCAAGGCTGTCATCAATGGATGGCTTTCCATAGCCTGCCCGTTCACCGCCGAGATCATGGCACATCAGGGCTATGATTCCATCACCATCGATCTCCAGCATGGCCTCGTCGGCTATGAGGTGGCGACAACCATGCTCCAGGCCATGCAGGCAAGTTCGGTCACGCCGATGGTGCGTGTGCCCTGGCTTGATCCGGGCGCTATCATGAAGGCGCTGGACGCCGGAGCCTATGGCGTGATCTGCCCCATGATCAATACGCCGAAAGAGGCTGAAAAGCTCGTCTCCTGTGTGCGTTATCCACCCAACGGCACGCGCAGCTTCGGCCCGACGCGCGTCTCCATCGCTTCGGGCGCCGATTATGGCGAGCATGCAGACCGTGAAGTTCTGTGCTTCGCCATGATCGAGACGGCGCAGGCCTTCGCCAATCTCGATGCCATCGCCGCGACGCCGGGGCTCGATGGCCTTTATATTGGTCCCGCGGACCTGACGCTCGGGCTCACCGGCCGCCAGTACCGCACCGGTTTCGACCGCGAGGAGCCGGAAATGGTCGCCGCGATCAAGACCATTCTCGAGGCGGCGCACAAGGCCGGCATCCGCGCCTGCCTGCATAATGGCACGCCGACTTATGCCGCCAAGGCCATCAGCTGGGGTTTTGATCTCGTCACCATCTCCAATGACGTGCGGCTGCTTGCTGGCGCGGCGCAGGCATCGGTGGCGACGGCGCGTCAGCTCATCGGCCAATTGACCAGTGTGCCCGATCTTAAACAGGCGGCGGGAGGATATTGA
- a CDS encoding NAD-dependent succinate-semialdehyde dehydrogenase, whose protein sequence is MYEKFGLFIDGAWRVGTSKESIDVLDPATGASLGEVASADTADVEEAIAVASVALKSWRATPAWTRADLLHAVADVMRDRLEEAARIITLESGKPLAQARREWNLSIDQFRWFAEETRRIYGRIVESRAPGGRIEILHEPVGIVAAFTAWNFPAVLVARKIAPALAAGCSVIVRPSDECPGTAMHLVDCLRQAGVPKGVVNLVVGPVKNTYAPLVASPLVRKITLTGSTAVGQQMIRDSAATVKRVSMELGGNAPLIVFDDVDVDAVLDIATPTKYGNAGQICVAPDRFYVHESIHDRFIEGLAQRAKALRLGHGLDDATQMGPLINQRRIDAMESIVADAESRGGRIATGGQRPAGQNKGFFFAPTVISGLPDNAKALAEENFGPIAAVTPFSDPESVYERANASEFGLAAYVFTRDPARMREAVSRIETGMVAVNSTALAAAEAPFGGIKFSGMGREGGSEGILDFLNVKLAQVAV, encoded by the coding sequence ATGTACGAGAAGTTCGGTCTGTTCATTGACGGGGCGTGGCGCGTCGGCACCAGCAAGGAAAGCATCGACGTGCTTGATCCGGCCACGGGTGCCTCGCTTGGCGAAGTGGCCTCCGCCGATACAGCGGATGTCGAGGAAGCGATCGCGGTCGCTTCGGTGGCCCTGAAAAGCTGGCGCGCCACGCCGGCCTGGACACGCGCCGATCTGCTCCACGCCGTTGCCGATGTGATGCGGGACCGTCTTGAGGAGGCCGCTCGCATCATTACGCTTGAATCCGGCAAGCCGCTTGCCCAGGCGCGGCGGGAATGGAATCTTTCGATCGATCAGTTTCGCTGGTTCGCGGAAGAGACACGCCGTATCTATGGCCGCATCGTCGAGAGCCGCGCGCCGGGCGGGCGTATCGAAATCCTGCATGAACCGGTGGGCATTGTCGCGGCTTTCACCGCCTGGAATTTTCCAGCCGTTCTTGTCGCGCGCAAGATCGCACCCGCGCTTGCGGCGGGCTGCTCGGTGATCGTGCGCCCTTCCGACGAATGTCCTGGTACCGCCATGCATCTCGTGGACTGCCTGCGCCAGGCTGGTGTGCCGAAAGGTGTGGTCAATCTTGTTGTCGGCCCAGTCAAGAATACTTATGCGCCGCTCGTCGCTTCGCCGCTCGTGCGCAAGATCACGCTGACGGGTTCGACTGCGGTTGGACAGCAGATGATCCGCGATTCTGCGGCAACGGTGAAACGCGTCAGCATGGAACTCGGCGGCAATGCGCCGCTCATCGTCTTCGATGACGTCGATGTGGATGCGGTGCTCGATATTGCGACGCCGACCAAATATGGCAATGCCGGGCAGATTTGTGTCGCGCCCGACCGGTTCTACGTCCATGAATCGATCCACGATCGTTTCATCGAAGGGCTTGCGCAACGCGCAAAGGCACTGCGTCTCGGCCATGGCCTCGATGATGCGACACAGATGGGACCCTTGATCAATCAGCGGCGTATCGATGCCATGGAGAGCATCGTCGCCGATGCGGAAAGCCGTGGCGGCCGCATCGCGACAGGCGGACAGCGCCCGGCTGGACAGAACAAAGGCTTCTTCTTCGCGCCGACCGTGATTTCGGGGCTTCCCGACAATGCCAAGGCTCTGGCCGAGGAAAACTTTGGTCCCATTGCGGCGGTCACACCTTTCAGCGATCCAGAAAGCGTCTATGAGCGCGCCAATGCAAGTGAATTCGGGCTTGCCGCCTATGTGTTCACGCGCGATCCAGCGCGTATGCGCGAGGCGGTATCCCGCATCGAGACCGGAATGGTCGCTGTCAACAGCACGGCACTCGCGGCAGCGGAAGCACCGTTCGGCGGCATCAAGTTCAGCGGCATGGGCCGCGAGGGCGGAAGTGAGGGAATCCTCGACTTCCTGAACGTCAAACTTGCCCAGGTGGCCGTGTGA